The Zingiber officinale cultivar Zhangliang chromosome 9A, Zo_v1.1, whole genome shotgun sequence genome window below encodes:
- the LOC122020272 gene encoding 7-deoxyloganetin glucosyltransferase-like, whose product MGDAPRQPEKNPHAVFIPYPAQGHVTPMMKLAKLLRFYGFRITFVNTHFNHKRLLRSGAVVPSEADDPGFRFESIPDGLPPSDTDATQDIPSLCDSISKNALPPFLDLLRRLNSDDSDAPPVSCIVSDGVMSFTLDAARELRIPEVVFWTPSACGFMGYLHYQHLIDRGLTPFKHESDITNGFLDTPIDWVPGMKNMRLRDFPSFIRTTDRDDIMLNYVNREAQRTAMAAAVIMNTFDELEGPVLEAMAAILPPIYTVGPLSLLLQHHHIPDALASLRSNLWKEESGCLEWLDGRAPGSVVYVNFGSITVMSNEHLVEFAWGLANSEYEFLWVIRPDLVRGHAAVLPAEFVEKTRERGMLASWCPQEEVLGHAAVGGFLTHSGWNSTLESIVGGVPMLSWPFFAEQQTNCRYACTEWGNGMEIDNNVRREDVEGLIRELMGNGEKGREMRRRAAGWKEAAERAARPGGSSFLNLARLVDLLRSNFVVSLNRK is encoded by the exons ATGGGTGATGCTCCAAGACAGCCGGAGAAAAATCCTCATGCGGTGTTCATACCGTACCCCGCTCAGGGCCATGTCACGCCGATGATGAAGCTGGCGAAGCTCCTCCGGTTCTACGGCTTCCGCATCACCTTCGTCAACACCCACTTCAACCACAAACGCCTGCTCCGCTCCGGCGCCGTCGTCCCTTCGGAGGCTGATGACCCGGGCTTCCGCTTCGAGTCCATCCCCGACGGCCTCCCGCCCTCCGACACCGACGCCACGCAGGATATCCCCTCCCTCTGCGACTCCATCTCTAAGAACGCGCTCCCGCCGTTCCTCGACCTCCTGCGCCGCCTAAACTCCGATGACAGCGACGCGCCGCCCGTCTCCTGCATCGTCTCCGACGGCGTCATGAGCTTCACCCTGGACGCCGCCAGGGAGCTCCGCATCCCTGAGGTCGTCTTCTGGACCCCCAGCGCCTGCGGCTTCATGGGCTACCTCCACTACCAACACCTCATCGACCGCGGCCTCACGCCCTTCAAAC ACGAAAGCGACATCACGAACGGATTCTTGGATACTCCGATCGATTGGGTGCCGGGAATGAAGAACATGCGGCTGAGGGACTTCCCGTCCTTCATCCGGACCACCGACAGGGACGACATCATGCTCAACTATGTCAACCGCGAGGCACAGCGCACCGCCATGGCCGCAGCGGTAATCATGAACACTTTCGACGAGCTGGAAGGACCGGTCCTGGAGGCGATGGCGGCGATCCTCCCCCCGATCTACACCGTCGGCCCGCTCTCCTTGCTGCTCCAGCACCACCATATTCCTGATGCCCTCGCCTCGCTCCGCTCCAACCTTTGGAAGGAGGAGAGCGGGTGCTTGGAGTGGCTGGACGGCCGCGCGCCGGGCTCGGTGGTGTACGTCAACTTCGGGAGCATAACGGTGATGAGCAACGAGCACCTGGTGGAGTTCGCATGGGGGCTGGCGAACTCGGAGTACGAGTTCCTGTGGGTGATCCGGCCGGATCTGGTGCGGGGGCACGCGGCGGTGCTGCCGGCGGAGTTCGTGGAGAAGACTCGGGAGCGCGGGATGCTGGCCAGCTGGTGCCCGCAGGAGGAGGTGCTGGGTCACGCCGCCGTGGGAGGGTTTCTGACGCACAGCGGCTGGAACTCGACGCTGGAGAGCATCGTCGGCGGGGTGCCGATGCTGTCGTGGCCCTTCTTCGCGGAGCAACAGACCAACTGTAGGTACGCGTGCACGGAATGGGGGAACGGGATGGAGATCGACAACAACGTGAGGAGGGAGGACGTGGAGGGGCTGATAAGGGAGCTGATGGGGAACGGAGAGAAGGGGAGGGAGATGAGGAGGAGGGCGGCTGGGTGGAAGGAGGCGGCAGAAAGGGCGGCTCGCCCGGGGGGCTCGTCGTTCCTGAACCTGGCGAGATTGGTGGACCTGCTGCGCTCAAACTTTGTCGTTTCCCtcaacagaaaataa